The Fusobacterium polymorphum genome segment AAACTAAGTTTGGTAAAGATATATAACCTATTTTTAAAATATATTTTCCTATCAAATAATTTATAAATGTTGTTTTATACACAACTATACTAGGTAATCCTAAAAGTGCTAATTCAAGTGTAATTGTTCCAGAAGTTGCAACCGAAAGTTTACAATCAGAAACTATATCTTTTAATTTTTTATCAATAATAATTTCAACATTATCATATTTTTTAAAATTTTCTGTATATTTTAAATCTTGAGTTGAATTCAATTTTAAAATAAATTTATCTTCTTTTAAATCGTTTACAATTTCTTCAAAAACTGGCAGCATAGCTTTTATTTCCTGTCTTCTACTTCCTGGAAGCAATAAGATTTTATTTCCAGTTCTTTCAACTTTTTTATAGAAATCTGTAAAAGGATTTCCAAAATAGATTGCATTTATATTATGTTTTTTATAGAAATCCACTTCCCAAGGGAAGATAACCATTATATAGTCTGCTAGCCTTAATTTTTCAACTCTTTTTTCTCCCCATATCCAAACTTTTGGAGGAATATAGTAAAAAACTTTTATATCCTTAATTTCATTCTTTAAAAGCTCTAAAAACTTTACATTAAATCCTCCATAATCAACCAGAATTACATTTTTTATTTGATTATCTTTAATATATTGTAAATATTCATAGGCTTTTTGTTTTAAAAATTTATATTTTTTTAAAACTTCTGTGAAACCCATAATAGCAAGTTCATTTATATCTTGAAGTATCTCTACTCCTTCTTTTTGAGACTTTTCTCCTGCTACTCCAACAAAATCTACATCTTTATATCTTGCCTTTACACTTTTTACTAAATAAGACAGGTGTAAATCTCCAGAAGCCTCTCCTGTTGAAACAAAAAATTTCATAAGCCCCTCCTAGATTTTCTTTCCAACTATAAAAATATTATTTTTATTAGCTAGCTCTATACATTCTTTTTGATTTAAAAATATCATTTTTTTAGCTTGAGCAACTATACCTTTAAAACCATTTTTTATTGCAGTTTCAATAGTATTAAGCCCAATAACTGGTACATCTACTCTCATATCTTGTTGAGGTCTTGACACTTTTATTAAAATATTATCTTTATCTGAGTATTGTCCTGCTCTTTTTAAAGTTTCATCTGTCCCTTCTATACCTTCCACCGCAATAACTGCTCTATCTCTACATACTACTGTCTGACCTACATCAACTCTACTTAAAAGTCTTGCTGCTTCAATTCCCATAGAAATAGTTTTTTCATCATCAAAATCAGGCTCTTTCTCTGTATAGCATTTAGTTTCAAAAATAAATTTCTTCATTAAATAACTTTGAGGTAAAACTTTTATACCACTTAATCTTATAAATCCAATAATTGCAAAAAGGAGAGTTTCATCTTTATTATCTGGAACTATTTCCATTATCTTCTCTCCATATTTATCAAGTATTAAATTTTCAAAGACTAATTTTTTTTCAACTTTTCCAAGCATTACAATTTTAGTTATATCTCTTAGAAGTAAATATTTTATTATTTCTCCAATATGTCCAATATTGAACTCTGCATAGTTATCTAATTTTTTTATTTCTTCATCAACAGAAGGAAAAAGACCTATTGGGTATACTGAAATATTACTATTTTTAGCTTCCTCTATAAAATATAGTGGAAACTTTCCATTTCCTACAATAAGTCCTATTTTTTCCATTATCTAGCTATCCCCCTATCACTGCTCTTTATAAAATCTACTAGATATTTTACATTTTTATCTTCACTAAAATCTTTTTCAAGCTCTTCTAAGGCATCTTTTAATTGTAAACCTTGTCTAAATAGTATTCTGTATGCTTTTTTTAAATTTGATATTTCATCATCTGAAAAACCTCTTCTTCTTAAACCTACACTATTTAAACCTCTAATAACTGCTTTATTACCTTCAGCCAAAACAAACGGGCAAATATCTTGATTTACACCACTTGCTCCACCTATCATAGAATAAGAGCCTATTCTTGTGAATTGGTGTATAGGAGTAAGCCCACCTATTATTGCATGGCTATCCACAACGACATGTCCTGCTAAAGTAACATTATTTGCAAGTATACAATCATCACCTATAATAACATCATGAGCAACATGAACATAAGCCATAAGAAGATTTCCACTTCCTATTCTAGTTTCCCATCTGTCATCAGTACCTCTGTGAATAGTTACAAACTCTCTTATAGAATTGTTATTTCCTATAATAGTTTTTGTAGGTTCACCTTTATATTTTAAATCTTGATTTGCTTTTCCTATTGAAACAAAAGAGTAAATGGTATTATTTTCTCCTATCTCTGTTATACCTTCCACAACCACATGAGATTGTAAAACAGTACCTTTTTTTATTATTACATCTTTTCCAACCACACAGTAAGGACCTATTGTAACACCATCTTCTATGATAGCTCCTTCTTCTATGATAGCTGTTTTATGTATGTCTACCATTTTTCCTCCCTCAAATTTTATAAATCTGCTATTACAAATGTAAAGCTTGCTTCTGCAACTACTGCATCATCTACATAAGTTTTTCCAGTTGCTTTTACAAAATTTCTTTTTACTTTTTCAACCTTTACATCATAAATTAATGTATCTCCTGGTTTAACAGGATTTTTGAATTTAGCATTATCTATTGCTGCAAAATAAGGAACTTTTCCAGGGAAATTTTCCATAACCATAACTCCTAGACATTGTGCCATACCTTCAACTATTAATACTCCTGGCATAATTGGATGTCCTGGAAAGTGACCATTAAAAAATTCTTCATTCATTGTTACATTCTTTTTTCCTTTTATTGTTTGTGCTTCCTTATCCATTTCTAGAATTCTATCAACTAATAAAAATGGGTATCTGTGTGGTATCCTTTTCATTATTTCTAAAATATCTAACATTCTTTCTTCCTCCTAAAATTATTTTATATTATCAAGAATTTTTGCAAATTCAATATCAATAAGGTGTCCTGCTTTTATAGCAATAATATGTGCTCTTATTGGTCTATTTAAAATTTTTAAATCTCCAATAATATCAAGCATTTTATGTCTTACAAATTCATCATCAAATCTTAAACCATCTGGATTTAAAACTCCATCTTTTTTTATAACAATAGCATTATCTAGTGTTCCACCTAAGGCAAGATTATTTTGCTTTAAATATTCAACTTCATAATCAAAACCAAAAGTTCTTGCAGAAGCAATTTCTTTTCTATAATTTTCTTCTGTTATTTCAAACTCTGCTAATTGTGATTTCAAAAATGTATGTTCAAATCTTATTGCATAAGTCAATTTATATCCATCAGGATAAGGCAGTGCTATTACATGTTTATCTCCCTTAGATAAAAATACAGGTTCTTTTACTATAATTTCTTCTATATCTTCATCTAGTTCAACCACACCACTTTCTTGAAATAAATCTAAGAATTTAATAGCACTTCCATCACAGATAGGCAATTCATTTCCATTTAATTCAACTATTAAATCTGTAATACCAGCAACATATAGAGCTGATAAGAAGTGTTCTACTGTAAAAACCATAGCTCCATGCTCGTTTTTTAAATTAGTCCCTCTTGTTAAATCAAAAGTATTTCTATAATCTAGAAGTATTTCATTTTTACCTTCTGGCATATTTACCATTCTAAAAATTATACCACCTGATTTTGCAGGAATAAGTTTCATTTTTATAATTTCTCCTTTATGCAAACCTATTCCATCATATTCTACTATATTTTTTAAAGTTTTTCTTTTCATATTTCCCTTTCTATTCAGACTTAGTTAAAAGTTTATCAGCTAAGATAAGAGCCATTTCCTTTGTACCATCAACATATTGTACATAGATTTTTTTAGCATCTATACTTTTAATTACCCCTAAGCCAAATTTTTTATGTCTTACTTTATCTCCTACTTTAAAACCTAAATTATCAATTACTTTCTTAGTATTTTCATCAAGTTTTATAGTATTTTTGGTATTTATTTCAGTTTTTTTCTTTTCAAACTTCTTATTATTTCCATAAGTATTTATTTCATCTGAATAATCATCAGCAAAATATAGCCTTTCTTTTTTAACTTCAATATCTAAAAGCTTTTCTGGTATTTCTTTCAAAAATACTGATGGAGTTGACAATCTATCTTGACCATATACAAACCTTATAGTTGCATGAGATAAATAAAGTTTCTTTTCAGCTCTTGTTAAAGCAACATAACAAAGCCTTCTTTCTTCTTCCATTTCTTTTTCATCAAGCATTGCTCTTGTTCCAGGAAAGATTTCATTTTCAAAACCAACTAAAAAAACTATTGGGAATTCAAGACCTTTTGAGTTATGAATAGTCATTAACTTTACATAGTCACTTTTTTCCTCTAAATCATCTGTTGCACTTATAAGAGAGACATTTTCTAAATATTCATTTAATCTCAATTCTCCTACAACATTTTCTAATTCTAAGATAGAGTTTTTAAATTCATCTATATTTTCAATTCTTGCTTCTGCATCATCATAGTTTTCATTAATATAGTCTATATAATGTATTTTATCAATCAAAGTTTGTACTATATATGAAGCTGTTTCAGTATAAGCTAAGTCTTTTAACTCTTTTATTATATCATACATTTCTAAAAGTTTTTCTTTTCCAACAGCAGTTAGTCCAGAAATCTCTTTTATATGAGAAAGTGCTTCAAGTAAGTTTAAATCATTTTCTCTAGCATAAGCAATTATTTTTTCTATTCCTTTTTCTCCTACTTTTCTTTTAGGAACATTGATTATTCTTTGTAAATTTAATTCATCTTGTGGATTAACAATAATAGATAAATATGCAATTATATCTTTAATCTCTGCTCTTGAATAGAAACTTATTCCTCCAAAAACTTTATGAGGTATGTTATATCTTAAAAGCCCTTCTTCAAATATTCTTGATTGGGCATTGGTTCTATACAATATTGTCATATCTCTATAGGGTACACCATTTTGATGATTTTCTCTAATAAATTCAATTATTCTACTAACCTCATCTCTACCATTATCACAAGCTAAAACTTTTATTAAATCACCTTTTCCATTTTGTGTCCATAACTTTTTATCTTTTGATGATTTATTATTTTTTATAAGTTCATTTGCTGCATCTAATATTGTAGTAGTTGATCTATAATTTTCTTCTAATTTCACTATTTTAGCATTATTATAGTTATTTTCAAAGTTAAGGATATTTAAAATGTTTGCACCTCTAAATCCATAAATACTTTGGTTTTCATCTCCAACTACACATAGATTAGATGATTTTCTAGCAATTAAATCTATTATTTTATATTGTAAGTTATTTGTATCTTGATATTCATCTATCATTATGTATTTATATTTATTTTGAACTTTTTCAAGTATTTCTGGTTTTTGTAATAATTTATATGTATTTAAAAGTATATCTGAAAAATCCATAGCATTACTTTCTAACAATGCTTTATTGTATTTATCATATACTTCAATTATTTGTTTATTGATAACTGAATACTCATCAGGAGTTTTTATTTCTTCTTTGATTTTTGAAATAATAGAAACAATATCTCTTTCTGTCAATTTAACTCCATTAAAACTTATGTTTTGTCCTTTTAAAATAGCTTTTACTATTCTTTTTTGGTCATCTGTATCATATATAGTAAAGTTTGGATTGTACCCCACTTCACTTGCATACATTCTTAAAAGTCTCATACCAAATGAGTGGAAAGTAGAAATTGTACATGCCTTAGCTATGTCTCCAACAAGGCCTTCAACTCTTTCTCTCATTTCCTTAGCTGCCTTATTTGTAAAAGTAACAGCTAAAATACTATAAGGGCTAATTCCAACATTCTCTATCATATGTGCTATTCTATATGTAATTGTTCTTGTTTTTCCAGAACCAGCTCCTGCCAAAATTAAAATAGACCCATCAATTTGAGAGGCTGCTTCTCTTTGTTTGTCATTTAGCTTTTCTAATAAGTTCAAGTTCATTTTCATTCCCCCTATACCTTTTAAATTATAACATAATTCTTTATTATAGCAAAATATAAGTTAATTTTTTATTTTAGCAAAAAAATTATAGAATTTGACAAAATTTTACATGTACTTTTATATAATTTGATAATATAATTTTTAAAACAAAAATAGTTCTATAATAATATAAAAAGATTAAAACTAGACTTTTTTGTAAAAATAAATTTATGTTTAAGGAGGAATAATTATGTTTTATGAACCATCAAAAAATAATCATGGACTTTCTAGAAATCCTTTTAAATCTTGTACTGTACCAAGAGTTATAGGATGGATTTCAACAAAAAATGAAGATGGCAGTGATAATATCGCTCCATATAGTCAATTTACTAATCTTACTTTTGATCCACCACTAGTTTTATTTTCATCAAATCAAAATGTAATTGGTGATAGAAAAACAACTATAAAAAACATTGAAAGAACTGGTCAATTTGTTTATAACATGGTTTCTTATGATTTAAGAGAAGCTATGAATCGTTCCTCTATTTTTAAAATCCCTAAAGGATATAAAGATAAGTTTGAATATGCTGGGGTAACTAAAGCAAAAGCAAATTTGATTGATGTTGCTCGTGTTGCTGAGTCTCCAATTCAATATGAATGTAAGTATATTCAAACAATAAGAATTCCAGCAAATGATACACTAGCAACAGTGGATGTTATAATAGGTCAAGTTATTGGAATTCATATAGCTGATGATTATATACTACCAGATGGAAAAATAGATATTTGTAAAATACAACCTGTGGCTCGTCTTGGATATTTTGATTTTACAGTTGTAAATAATTCTTTTGAAATGGCACCACCTAAAGTTGATGATCCAGAAAATCAAAGATTGGTTGATAAAGGTTTAGAAGGAAAAGTATAATTGTCATCTAGGATTTCTCTAATTTATATTATTAATTTTACGGGGTGATAAAAAATGATAGTTTTTGTAAACACATCAATTACCACAATAAATTTAATTAAGAAAAATCCTCACTTTGACTTTGAATATATTTTTTTCAATGAAAAAAATAAAAATAATATTTTAGAAAATAATCAAAATTTAGTTGTTATTTTTGAAGAAAAATATTTAAAAATTAATAATCTATTAAATTTAAAGAAATCTAAAAAGCAAATATACTTTATTGGAATTTTTGAAAAAGAAAATATTGATTTAATAAAAAAATTAATAAATTTAGAACTTTTAAATTATATTTTTAATTTTTCTAAAAATTCATTATCAAGTTTGATAAACAAAATCAAATTAAAAAATAATAACAGAAATAATCTTTTTAGTAATCCTATTTATAAATCCATGTTTACCTCATTTTATATTTTTGATTTAATATATGGAGATCTTACAAAATTAAATGCTTTAAATGAAATAACAGGTTTCAAGATGGATGATTTACCCAATAGTGTAATTACTCTAATGATAGATGATTTTTGGGAAATTTGTAGAAAAATGGATAATAGAGACAGATATTCTCTAAAAATGGAATATTCAAATCTAGTAAAAAATGCTATAAACCGTTATCAAATAAAAGCTTTATCTTGTTCACTTGTAGGAACAGATAAAATTATTATTTTAGTAAAATCTCCATATAATTTCTCGCTAAATGATATTGCTTTAAAAATAAAAAATTATATAAATGAAAACTCAAAATATACAGTTACACTTGGACTTAGTAACTCATATGATGATTTTAAAAATATTTGGAAGGCATATGAAGAGTCTTTTCAGGCTTTAAACTATTCTTTTTTTGTAGGAAAAAATGAAATTATTGAATATAAAAATATTAAAAATTTATCTTCAAAAACTAACTTGAATCATGATTATGTACAATTAAAATACTATTTCTTTAAAAATTTAATTTTAGGAAATAAAAATGAAATTCAAGAATATTTTATGAGTATTTTAAATTTCTGTATAAATGATTTTTTAGACAAAGAAACTATAAAATTTTTAATTACAAATTTTATTTTTGAAATAGTTGATTATACTAATAAATTAAAAATAAAAAAAGAAGATGTCTACACAAAAGCAATTAATGTTAATTCAAAAATTTTAAGAGCTTATTCAATAGCTTCTATTAAAGATATTAGCTATGAATTTTTAATAAATCTTTTAATAGATATTGAAAAATATAAAAAAAATAATGATTTTATATTAGATAATAGTATAAATTTTTTAGAAAAATATTACTATAAAGATTTAAGTCTAACTGAAGTTGCAAATGTTTGTAATATGAGTGATAGTTACTTTAGTAGAAAATTTAAAGAGAAATTTAATATAAACTTTTCAACTTACTTATTGAATATAAGACTAGAAAAGGCTAAGGAATTATTAAAAGAAAAAAATTTGAATATAGAAAATATTTCTGAAATGGTAGGATTTAAGGATAGTTCTTATTTTAGTAAAAGTTTTAAACAGAAATATGGAATAGCTCCTCATTATTATAGAGATAATTTTAAAGAATTTTAAGAAGGAGATGATTATAATGTCTAAAAATATTTATTTTATTTTAACATTTTTAGGTTTCCTGTGGGGTATCTTTGGAGGATACATTATAGCTGATAGCCCCTATCTTTTTTTAGGTTGGATTCCTATATCAGTAGTTTCAATAGTTTTAACTGGTTTTTATGCAGCTATTATAAATTATTTTTATTTTAAAAATTATCAAAATGAAGAGAGTTGATGAATATGATAACAATAGTTTGTACTGTCTTATTTTCACTTTTATTAATTGGTGTTGGAATATATGCACACAAAAAAACTGATGACACTGGAGATGAATTCTTTTTAGGTGGAAGATCTATTGGAATTTTTGCCACAATTATGACATTAGTTTTTTCGATTTGGAGTACACTTGCATTTTATGGAGTAGTTGGAGAAGCATATACAAATGGGGTTGGTTCTCTTGGAATAGCTCAGGGTATATTCTGGGGAGCTGGTTTACAAGTTTTTGTTGGATATAAACTTTGGACTTTAGGGAAAAAATATGGTTTATCTACTCCTGGTGATTTTTTTGGACAAAGATATTACTCTAACTTTTTTAGATTTATTACTTCCTTAGGATTAATTTACTTTACTATGCCTTATATTGGAATGCAATTAGGTGGTCTAGGTGCTGGACTTGAAGGAGCTGCACAAGTTCCATCAACAGTTGGAACTATTTTCTTAGCTTTGGTTCTTTTGATTTTTGTTTCTATTGGTGGAATGAAATCTGTAGCTTGGACTGATGCTATACAAGGAGTTGTTTTTACAATAGTTGTTCTTCTTGCACTTTTTGTTCTTATTAAATCTATGCCTGAAGATTTATCAGTAGTAATGAAGAAAGCTACAGAAATTAGACCTGGTTTAAATAGTATTCCCGGTCCTAATAAATTATATACTCCTATTATGAATTTACACCTTGCTATTACAATTGGTTCTTTTGCTGTTTGGCCTCATATTTTTGTAAGATTCTTTATTGCTAAAAAGAGAGAAACTTATAAAGTTTTAGCTGTTGCCTTCCCTATTTATGAAGTTGTTTGTATGGTTCCTTTACTTCTAATTGGAATTATGATTATTCCTTATTTATTTGGAGGTAATTTAAATCCATTAGATGCAC includes the following:
- a CDS encoding ATP-dependent helicase, encoding MNLNLLEKLNDKQREAASQIDGSILILAGAGSGKTRTITYRIAHMIENVGISPYSILAVTFTNKAAKEMRERVEGLVGDIAKACTISTFHSFGMRLLRMYASEVGYNPNFTIYDTDDQKRIVKAILKGQNISFNGVKLTERDIVSIISKIKEEIKTPDEYSVINKQIIEVYDKYNKALLESNAMDFSDILLNTYKLLQKPEILEKVQNKYKYIMIDEYQDTNNLQYKIIDLIARKSSNLCVVGDENQSIYGFRGANILNILNFENNYNNAKIVKLEENYRSTTTILDAANELIKNNKSSKDKKLWTQNGKGDLIKVLACDNGRDEVSRIIEFIRENHQNGVPYRDMTILYRTNAQSRIFEEGLLRYNIPHKVFGGISFYSRAEIKDIIAYLSIIVNPQDELNLQRIINVPKRKVGEKGIEKIIAYARENDLNLLEALSHIKEISGLTAVGKEKLLEMYDIIKELKDLAYTETASYIVQTLIDKIHYIDYINENYDDAEARIENIDEFKNSILELENVVGELRLNEYLENVSLISATDDLEEKSDYVKLMTIHNSKGLEFPIVFLVGFENEIFPGTRAMLDEKEMEEERRLCYVALTRAEKKLYLSHATIRFVYGQDRLSTPSVFLKEIPEKLLDIEVKKERLYFADDYSDEINTYGNNKKFEKKKTEINTKNTIKLDENTKKVIDNLGFKVGDKVRHKKFGLGVIKSIDAKKIYVQYVDGTKEMALILADKLLTKSE
- a CDS encoding LpxI family protein, which codes for MEKIGLIVGNGKFPLYFIEEAKNSNISVYPIGLFPSVDEEIKKLDNYAEFNIGHIGEIIKYLLLRDITKIVMLGKVEKKLVFENLILDKYGEKIMEIVPDNKDETLLFAIIGFIRLSGIKVLPQSYLMKKFIFETKCYTEKEPDFDDEKTISMGIEAARLLSRVDVGQTVVCRDRAVIAVEGIEGTDETLKRAGQYSDKDNILIKVSRPQQDMRVDVPVIGLNTIETAIKNGFKGIVAQAKKMIFLNQKECIELANKNNIFIVGKKI
- the lpxC gene encoding UDP-3-O-acyl-N-acetylglucosamine deacetylase, whose protein sequence is MKRKTLKNIVEYDGIGLHKGEIIKMKLIPAKSGGIIFRMVNMPEGKNEILLDYRNTFDLTRGTNLKNEHGAMVFTVEHFLSALYVAGITDLIVELNGNELPICDGSAIKFLDLFQESGVVELDEDIEEIIVKEPVFLSKGDKHVIALPYPDGYKLTYAIRFEHTFLKSQLAEFEITEENYRKEIASARTFGFDYEVEYLKQNNLALGGTLDNAIVIKKDGVLNPDGLRFDDEFVRHKMLDIIGDLKILNRPIRAHIIAIKAGHLIDIEFAKILDNIK
- a CDS encoding sodium:solute symporter family protein, giving the protein MNMITIVCTVLFSLLLIGVGIYAHKKTDDTGDEFFLGGRSIGIFATIMTLVFSIWSTLAFYGVVGEAYTNGVGSLGIAQGIFWGAGLQVFVGYKLWTLGKKYGLSTPGDFFGQRYYSNFFRFITSLGLIYFTMPYIGMQLGGLGAGLEGAAQVPSTVGTIFLALVLLIFVSIGGMKSVAWTDAIQGVVFTIVVLLALFVLIKSMPEDLSVVMKKATEIRPGLNSIPGPNKLYTPIMNLHLAITIGSFAVWPHIFVRFFIAKKRETYKVLAVAFPIYEVVCMVPLLLIGIMIIPYLFGGNLNPLDAQKSIHWAMNGIPFGQLLGTGIFLAAFSAAMSTASSQLLACSSMFVGDIFLKLYKKEVSQKTVVLLGRIMTVLFVIISTFFGIYFPNIFKTATHFATPGYAQLLPALLAGLFWKRANREGAIFGTLGGFATLLLTSFVWKNPLGVTPLLWSLTVNCILLVGISLVTAKPPKEVTDRFFETVQ
- a CDS encoding flavin reductase family protein, encoding MFYEPSKNNHGLSRNPFKSCTVPRVIGWISTKNEDGSDNIAPYSQFTNLTFDPPLVLFSSNQNVIGDRKTTIKNIERTGQFVYNMVSYDLREAMNRSSIFKIPKGYKDKFEYAGVTKAKANLIDVARVAESPIQYECKYIQTIRIPANDTLATVDVIIGQVIGIHIADDYILPDGKIDICKIQPVARLGYFDFTVVNNSFEMAPPKVDDPENQRLVDKGLEGKV
- the lpxA gene encoding acyl-ACP--UDP-N-acetylglucosamine O-acyltransferase, whose product is MVDIHKTAIIEEGAIIEDGVTIGPYCVVGKDVIIKKGTVLQSHVVVEGITEIGENNTIYSFVSIGKANQDLKYKGEPTKTIIGNNNSIREFVTIHRGTDDRWETRIGSGNLLMAYVHVAHDVIIGDDCILANNVTLAGHVVVDSHAIIGGLTPIHQFTRIGSYSMIGGASGVNQDICPFVLAEGNKAVIRGLNSVGLRRRGFSDDEISNLKKAYRILFRQGLQLKDALEELEKDFSEDKNVKYLVDFIKSSDRGIAR
- the fabZ gene encoding 3-hydroxyacyl-ACP dehydratase FabZ, coding for MLDILEIMKRIPHRYPFLLVDRILEMDKEAQTIKGKKNVTMNEEFFNGHFPGHPIMPGVLIVEGMAQCLGVMVMENFPGKVPYFAAIDNAKFKNPVKPGDTLIYDVKVEKVKRNFVKATGKTYVDDAVVAEASFTFVIADL
- a CDS encoding helix-turn-helix domain-containing protein — encoded protein: MIVFVNTSITTINLIKKNPHFDFEYIFFNEKNKNNILENNQNLVVIFEEKYLKINNLLNLKKSKKQIYFIGIFEKENIDLIKKLINLELLNYIFNFSKNSLSSLINKIKLKNNNRNNLFSNPIYKSMFTSFYIFDLIYGDLTKLNALNEITGFKMDDLPNSVITLMIDDFWEICRKMDNRDRYSLKMEYSNLVKNAINRYQIKALSCSLVGTDKIIILVKSPYNFSLNDIALKIKNYINENSKYTVTLGLSNSYDDFKNIWKAYEESFQALNYSFFVGKNEIIEYKNIKNLSSKTNLNHDYVQLKYYFFKNLILGNKNEIQEYFMSILNFCINDFLDKETIKFLITNFIFEIVDYTNKLKIKKEDVYTKAINVNSKILRAYSIASIKDISYEFLINLLIDIEKYKKNNDFILDNSINFLEKYYYKDLSLTEVANVCNMSDSYFSRKFKEKFNINFSTYLLNIRLEKAKELLKEKNLNIENISEMVGFKDSSYFSKSFKQKYGIAPHYYRDNFKEF
- the lpxB gene encoding lipid-A-disaccharide synthase encodes the protein MKFFVSTGEASGDLHLSYLVKSVKARYKDVDFVGVAGEKSQKEGVEILQDINELAIMGFTEVLKKYKFLKQKAYEYLQYIKDNQIKNVILVDYGGFNVKFLELLKNEIKDIKVFYYIPPKVWIWGEKRVEKLRLADYIMVIFPWEVDFYKKHNINAIYFGNPFTDFYKKVERTGNKILLLPGSRRQEIKAMLPVFEEIVNDLKEDKFILKLNSTQDLKYTENFKKYDNVEIIIDKKLKDIVSDCKLSVATSGTITLELALLGLPSIVVYKTTFINYLIGKYILKIGYISLPNLVLNDEIFPELIQKDCEAKNIEKHMKKILENLPEIEEKIENMRKKVEGKAVVESYADFLVKEGK